A genomic window from Macaca thibetana thibetana isolate TM-01 chromosome 16, ASM2454274v1, whole genome shotgun sequence includes:
- the LOC126939011 gene encoding 40S ribosomal protein S27-like: MPLAKDLLHPSPEEERRKHKKKRLVQSPNSYFMDVKCPGCYKITTVFSHAQTVVLCVGGSTVLCQPTGGKARLTEGCSFRRKQH, from the coding sequence ATGCCTCTCGCAAAGGATCTCCTTCATCCCTCcccagaagaggagaggaggaaacacAAGAAGAAACGCCTGGTGCAGAGCCCCAATTCCTACTTCATGGATGTGAAATGCCCAGGATGCTATAAAATCACCACGGTCTTTAGCCATGCACAAACGGTAGTTTTGTGTGTTGGCGGCTCCACTGTCCTCTGCCAGCCTACAGGAGGAAAAGCAAGGCTTACAGAAGGATGTTCCTTTAGGAGAAAGCAGCACTAA